One window of the Ureibacillus sp. FSL W7-1570 genome contains the following:
- a CDS encoding transposase family protein, with amino-acid sequence MSHHHSIRNLLNIKDKNITFDENFCAEELIKGVQSKVFYGQLTYQPKACYACGHVFDDQIIKHGFKTSLIKMPSISGFHTYLKLRKQLYFCKHCHSTFT; translated from the coding sequence ATGTCTCACCATCATTCTATACGAAACCTACTCAATATAAAAGACAAAAATATCACATTTGATGAAAATTTTTGTGCAGAAGAACTCATTAAAGGGGTCCAATCAAAAGTCTTTTATGGCCAATTAACTTATCAACCAAAAGCTTGTTATGCTTGTGGCCATGTCTTTGATGATCAAATCATTAAACACGGTTTTAAAACGTCTCTTATTAAAATGCCTAGCATTTCAGGTTTTCATACCTACTTAAAATTGCGGAAACAGCTGTATTTCTGTAAACATTGTCATTCCACGTTTACTTGA